In Malus sylvestris chromosome 15, drMalSylv7.2, whole genome shotgun sequence, a single genomic region encodes these proteins:
- the LOC126605038 gene encoding disease resistance protein RPV1-like has protein sequence MDSTTNEGASSSSSFTHSWTYDVFLNFRGEDTRYNFVGHLYYNLVQKGIKTFIDDEALKRGEEISLALLKAIEQSRISLVVFSKNYASSQWCLDELIHIFHCKEQLQQMVIPVFYKVDPSDVRNQRESFGKALADHESKLKDNMDKVLRWRKTLTKAANLSGWSFLADGHEYKFIQKIVEEISARVLESTHLNVAKYPVGIESRVKQSSSVFSDPPVQRPQGQTEDQKRHQRHFLSSLSPTRRSSDAAPPASTANSDQDRDRDRERDRDRDRDRDRSPSMAQDCRQLETQIRRKMWLQSGRKKLLIVLGFLTALMFIIVVVAEIKAW, from the exons ATGGATTCAACGACCAATGAAGGagcctcttcctcttcttctttcacCCATTCATGGACATATGATGTCTTCCTTAATTTTAGAGGAGAGGATACCCGCTACAATTTTGTAGGTCATCTGTACTACAATTTGGTTCAGAAGGGAATCAAAACCTTCATAGACGATGAGGCGCTTAAAAGAGGAGAGGAAATATCGTTGGCGCTTCTCAAAGCAATCGAGCAGTCGAGGATTTCTCTTGTTGTCTTCTCCAAAAACTACGCTTCCTCACAGTGGTGCTTAGATGAACTCATTCACATCTTTCACTGTAAAGAACAACTGCAGCAAATGGTTATTCCAGTTTTTTACAAGGTGGATCCATCGGATGTGAGGAACCAAAGAGAGAGTTTCGGTAAGGCACTTGCTGACCATGAAAGCAAACTCAAGGATAACATGGACAAGGTGTTGAGATGGAGAAAAACTCTTACAAAAGCAGCAAATTTGTCTGGCTGGTCGTTCCTGGCCGACGG GCACGAATAtaaatttattcaaaaaattGTTGAAGAGATTTCGGCCCGAGTTTTAGAGAGTACCCATTTGAATGTGGCAAAGTACCCAGTTGGAATAGAGTCACGTGTCAAACAATccagttcggttttttcggaTCCTCCTGTCCAACGCCCTCAAGGACAAACCGAAGATCAAAAACGCCACCAGCGCCATTTCCTCTCCAGTCTCTCCCCCACACGCCGTTCCTCCGACGCCGCACCGCCCGCATCCACCGCCAATTCTGATCAAGACCGAGAtcgggatagagagagagaccgAGACCGAGATCGAGATCGAGATCGCAGTCCTTCAATG GCACAAGATTGCAGGCAGCTGGAAACTCAGATAAGGAGGAAAATGTGGTTGCAGAGCGGGAGGAAGAAGTTGCTGATAGTTTTGGGATTCTTAACCGCTTTGATGTTCATAATCGTTGTTGTTGCGGAAATTAAAGCCTGGTAA
- the LOC126605044 gene encoding uncharacterized protein LOC126605044, with translation MARQESKEPCKKEACNIQACLSKNNFLPQKCWKVIEQLQACCEKCTYNSTHCASVSGLLKQKPK, from the exons atggcccGGCAAGAAAGCAAAGAGCCGTGCAAGAAAGAAGCCTGCAACATTCAAGCATGCCTCTCCAAGAACAACTTCCTTCCTCAAAA GTGCTGGAAAGTCATTGAACAGCTGCAGGCGTGCTGCGAGAAATGCACTTACAACTCAACACACTGTGCTTCAGTCTCTGGTCTTTTGAAGCAAAAGCCCAAGTGA